The Malus domestica chromosome 10, GDT2T_hap1 nucleotide sequence tatgcataatgtctaaaacgaATGTCAAACTGGACGAAGGTAGTAAACTCaatggagtatgatcatcccaggatgggtgcctcattaaaacctcattAGGTAGCAAGAACCCAGCGGCAAAAATGCGCCTAATTAttggaaaaagagtacattaagatcatgtgagtatACTTTTAGATACTtcccctgagttagacataacttctaaataagagaactacaatcaattcaactcagataatttatgCATGTCGATTCCTTGGATGAGCTTTTGAAATGTAGACTTGGGCAAcgagatcggccaggttgtcctaggaacagatttgcttgacttcaatgttctgatactgctgctgctggtgtaagtaaaagaacttcggcgctatgagattggtgttgtctcccttgatgtatccatTCTTCAGCTGCTCGAtgcatgctgcattgtcttcaaagatcattatAGGAAGGTTAACGACTGATGTAAGACCATTAGTGCTTTGAATATGTTCCATAACTTTCTCTCAGCCAAAAGCACTCACGCGATGCTTCATGTagggcgagaatctcagcatggttagacgaagtcacaactagcgtttgcttggtagatCTCCAAGATATAGCGATGTcttcaacggtaaagacataacccatttGAGAACGTGCTCTATGTGGATCAGACAGATATCCATCAtctgcgtaaccaacaaggTGAGAATCAATCCGAAGGCCATAGGGGGCGGCAACACTTGGAGATTCGCGGGTATAGAACAAACCCAAATTCGTAGTACCTTTGAGGTAgcagaaaatgtctttaacaccattccagtgcctgcgtgtgggcgcattgctgtatctagccaatagattcatagcgaaggagatgtcatgtctagtgcactgagccaagtacaataaagccccaattgcacttaggtaaggaacttcgggttccaaaatctcttccccATCCCCctttggacggaagggatctcgtttagcatctagagttcgAATGACCATGGGTGTActtgaaggcttcgctttatcctcattaaaatgtcgcaacaccttttgggtgtagttcaattgatgtactaggattccatctgaacAATGTTCGATTTCTAGGCTtagacaatatcgagttttcccaagatctttcatctcaaattccgatttcAAGTGTGTAACAATTTCCTCAAGTTCTGCGGGAGTCCCAATGAGGtttatgtcatcgacataaactgcaacgattgcaaatccagaatgtgacttctttatgaacacgcatgggcataattcgttgttcacataaccctgacttgtcaaatattcactcagacgtttataccacatccgcccggATTGTTTTAATCCGTAGAATGACCtcctcaacctaattgagagagtgttccgtggtttagaactatttgaaccagtcaacggaagtccttctggaactttcatataaattttcgtatctagatccccataaaGATACACGGTTACCACGTctataagctgcatattcagtttttcagaaactaccaaactgattaggtaacggaacgttataacgtccattacaggggaatacgtctcctcgtaatcaatccaTGGGCGTTGAGTGAAGCCTTGTTCTAcaaggcgtgctttgtatcacactatttcattcttctcattatgtTTCCTCACGAAAACCCAATTGTAGCCAATGGGCTTCACGTGTGGTGGTGTAGGAATGATTGGTCCAAATACCTTACATTTCACGAGCGAATCAagctggattgcttgtttccaatttGACCAATCTGTTCTACGTCAGCATTCATCGacggaacgtggttcaatgtcatcgctgagcatgatgtcagtagctactgagtatgcgaatgcatcgtcgacgatcatctcatttctattctaaacctcatccaatactgtgTAGTGGACCGAAATCTCGCGATTCTCGGTAGGCTGACATGTTTCATCTGAAGtatcaccgtaatctagaataacctcatgcgttggaaTGGATAAGTGAGCGATGGTtggattcaaactagggtcactagttggtgccattttcctctaccggggttgtgaatcctttgaattAAGGGGTCTGTCACGCTTCAAGGTcggagcagatgattggctagtcgCCAATGTACCTTACCGCGTGGAGGGTGGGGCCTCCCCATCTTCGGGGACGGTTCAGCCTTCCAAGGCAGGTTGTTGACTTACACGGGGTATATATATCCTTGCAGGTGTGTTTGCAGTGGGTAtgtgtgatcttgtcacctttgcttGGTCATTAAAAGCATccggcatgctttgagcaatgctctgaagatctataattcgacgcacctcagtttcagactgggcagtgcggggatctaaatgagacatagtgggagcataccatgACAATTCGCGGCGTTCTACGAgaacgttagcatgcttatctccccctaacgacgggaagattgtctcatcaaagtgacaatccgtaaAATGTacggtaaagagatctcctgtcaagggtgagctattggcacataaatcGAGCACCCAAAAACCCGTAAATGCGAGATGTCAGGCTCATATCTAGTGACCAACTGTAACGGTGAATATGGTTGGGTAGTGGTGGGCCTCAGGCGAACCAACATAGctacgtgcaatattgcatagccccaggCAAATACCGGCATTTTGGTTCTCATAACTAAAGtccgagctatcaattgaaggcgctttatgaaagcttctgccaggccattttgggtgtgaacatggggcacATGATGTTCCACATTAATtcctactgacatgcaataatcgtcaaaagtctgtgacgtaaactctctagcattatccagttgaatcgacttgatcggataatcagggtggtgagcccttagcttaatgatttgagctaggagtttagcAAATGCTGCGCTgcgtgtggacaacaagcaaacatgtgaccatcttgtcgatgcatcaaccaacaccataaaatatttaaatggtctgcatgttggttggattgttccacaaatgtccccttgaatcaTCTAAAGAAATTTAGAAGGgccgtgaataatctttgtatatgagggttgagtattcaacttccctaaagaacacACTTTGCATGGTGGGAGTCCAACATAGGGATGTAACTTATGCctgtgtgaagatttgaggatacggctcATCATGTCAGGtctaggatgtcccaaacgatcatgccaaagcaacaaagtgttcGGGAACTTAGGCATAGGGCCAGCCACACTATGAGCTTCTATGccgcgaatggttgtgatgtacaacccactcgggaagtgttccaacttctcgtgaatatgcTTATAGCCATATTCAtatgaagtgatacaaagaaattcagaaccatgatcttcagtggtttcaagatgatatttattatctcgaatatctctaaaactcagcaacgttcttccggaacgtggtgaatagagtgcctccttaatggttagaattgtaccattagacaacatgatacgtgcctttgtgtatccttcaatcaggttggatgggcctgaaagagttgtcaaatgagctttcttgggtattaagttagtaaaatagtgtcatTCACGCAAGAtggtatgcgtggttgcactatctgccagacaactaacttcctcgctagacatacctagaaataaattgattgaattggtcatatgtataaatataagtcgattcattcaattaagcaatttgagaaaataatatccattcaaataacaatccataattcaaaacaaacaaaaaccaaacaaattattccaaatacatagaaaaattgttcaaaattaaaccataaacctagcaaAATAGGGGGAGGTAAGGCTGGCCACTCCTAATGGGTTCAgccactaggggtaaacaccctaaaaacatgtcttATTTATTCATCCATAGGTGCTGACGCCTCTTGAAAATCcgatatctccattgatgtagttgcatCTTTTGGATGATCCACAtatgcaaagttagactcatgacgagaatgatatttggTAATAGCCTCAGGGGAAGCTCGGCATACTCGTGACCAATGATCCCTTGATCCACAGCGATAGTACATATCCAATTAAGTAGAAACAGCCTGAACGggagctttgcccttgttcttgaagtttgggaccTTAGGGGCAAGTGGTGGACGCTGCTGGGTTACATTTCTTCCCTTAGGTGCGGCACTTTGCTGACCTTGGGCCCGTGGTTGGGCTTGCTGCCCATTGCCACGGCCACGATGGTTCTTTTGTCGTTTATGGCTGCTAGAATAGGTCGCATGCGCTTCAGGCGCGACGTTCAAGCCagtgggtcgagcttgatgattcttcatcaaaagttgGTTCTGTTTTTCcgtgagaagtaaaacagagattaaatccaaaaacttggtgaatttttgtgccctatattgttgctacatgacaatattggtggcatagAAGGTCAGATAGGTCTTCTTCAGGAGATCTGATTCGGTTAGTTCCACTTTGTAGAATTTCAACAAAGAACATATTCTACAAACTTTGGAGCtgtattcattcacggactTAAAGTTCTGGAAGCGATGAtgttgccagtcgtgtcttgcttcaggcaagtatatgtctttctggtAATCGAAACGGTCGGCCAGAGCAAGCCAGAGGGTGTATGGGTTTTCCTCAGCGAGATACTcagtctgcagtgcatcatgaatgtgtcttcggatgaagatcattgcaatagctttctgagcttcgttaACAGGTTTGTCGGCGATAGGTGCCTCAATGATGGCTTTAATACCCTTTGCAGTAagatggagcttcacgtcttgaacccatttcagatagtttcttccagagattTCTAGAGcggagaaatcgagcttgttcaagttcgacatgtccctaaaacggaGGGAGAGAAtgtgattagtcatatggtaagccatagacatatatcataaaacattcaggttctatagacatgtagtggtttaatttatgcatgaaaactacgggtttcatgtggtatgttttgaatgaaaactttgggtttcgAAGACACTAAATtggaaactacaggttcaatttagttttttgAACAATTAGTTTATAATGAGAGGTTCCAGcaagaaacacagaatgcaatataccaATTTAgatgtagtggatttgaggtttgatgcgaaaattaacttaacacacaaatttaaccctcttttgacaattgtagtacaagtataagtagggatcgttctggatcggggattagaagggcttgctaataacctctaaactgattcaaaaacataaaactaaatttaaaaacacttaacaagactcacaagactcaaagcaaacttaaaatactcaaaacagcttaaaacaaataaataaatttaaactagacactaggaatgactttggacgaaaattgacttttacttgaatcaaaacatttaaaaacacaaattaaaacaaattctaactaattagacactctaaagtaaagggggattgagttttggatgaagttgaaacaaacaaacaagtatgaaaaactagacagattgtaaaacaaatttgagaaataagatgatggatgggatagctagaggctttttctccacacatgacatgtatgcaaataacttaatttctagttactacttcattgaattatgaacgacaatgctccaaattaaccgtgacatcactagttaactctcagattttccttgttttattggattggatgacatcattcgacaacctaAAACATTCTTTTAAAGTTCCGTACATGaaatcataatagagatacaatcaaagatcattacgtttaatgaaaatcataagcattgacaaagcacttgcaactatgacatcatgtcactcatgctaggaattgaacttaacgtgatcgtttataagcgaccttcactacatgtgaatataagtttgtaatgattatgtgaaacctccttatattctagcaacggatttatgcatgccaattaagtgtcgacccttaattaaaaaatacaaataagttatcaatcaagtagttaagccaattgcattcacgatttaagagttcataactggaatttatcaaattatattgcacacataatcatggctttgaattccccctagctaaggggggtttagttcctcatacttacaaagcaaagataaacaaatttagacattgaaaacaaaagaaagaaaacacctaaaaacgctccaacaatccaacttgaatggcaagcaagtccaagggtcctcattcttctctttattgcagcacaaggtgtggtttgatggatgagtggtaaattatgatGGTGGATGGATatgcacggctaagagatgaaagtgtatggattggtgagatgtaatatggctagatgaatggatggaggtcacggcaaggaaattgtgtttgtgaatgaagttgtgagatgtgaaatgtagtgtctttggatgatgccccccccaaattatggtgaaaggtggatgtatttataggctagggagaggagtgtatggagttgtaaggagtggatgtaatgggtgtagtgggtgagtgttgtggtaatgaatggatgtaatgggtgtaatggatgagtgtttggtaatgagtggatgtaatgggtgtagtgggtgagtgttgtggtaatgagtggatgtaatgggtgtagtggatggatgtttggagttgtaggtcaacacacttgcacacacacatgctgatttctagccttcaaatcttcaaaaacatctatcctcatgtctccatgcttgcactatccaatcttggctaaaaaatgctcaaaaatgctccaaaatgcactttcttgccaactttgttattatgacctacaaacacacgaaaatagcttaaaatacataattaactaagaaataacaacacaaatgcactagaacaagctaactaagtcgcataaatatgctcatatcaaattcccccacacttagcttttgctagtcctcgagcaaaacaaaagaaacaaaacgaaacaaaacaaacaaaacacaacctaaccttccaacatttgcctcaaggatttttaatgaaacatgacgtgttaaaaatcatcattcccacagattttggtcatccttacacttgagcacatacttaatcacagtcaccacttactagttcacaattaaccaattaaaacaatgttttgaatgtagtaacatgccttagagagtttgctcaattccttacaagatactctctattttcacacaaattttctaactacacaccctacactagcatatgtgagaagattaatgtaaacacgaaagactaggactcacatatgttataacaaagaaagtaattttctggagttattaagcatgtttaaatatgatctcatgaatggaatgctgctatctagatgcgagaaccagtgatgccatatgctcataccaatttcaaactccacaaattgaaacacacaacactcaagattgaagtcaagggttgtaacaggacttgggggtaatggctaataaagaaaggataggaataacaaacgttcttaaagcgatagcaagcaaagcaatgaaatagacacttggaattcactttagaatgcagaatcaacttttaaatacaaagggaagatttatgcaacacttagggccgaatttaatgttttggacccttttttaacaaatttttttcttttcactcttttttttttttttttctacccgtgccttattaaggactttggcacacacacacacacacacaagaatcacttcccccacacttgctttctgcaatgcattgataaaaaaggagttcattttaagtcatgctttactatgcttcaagaacatgggtatggatggtcctaaaactaggctaggtaaggatagtgttgattaacaaagaacataggcttaacaaggctcaacggggttaaacttaaacacataatgaaataggggcacggcaatttggctttggtggtcactacacaaattcatcttgaatatgtgttatgcaaatcaacagcatgctttgaatgaaataggcatgagttctagcatttggaactaaatgatgaaacgccttctaagtagcaaccaagcaaagaataatgagatcatgcaacgactttaggaaacaatgatgcacagattattaactttccaaataaacgtttaggctcaagtctcacaaggttgtagcgttcgtttgagttccttccttcaagcatgttacaaaaactgatttttcctttatgattgcatgtgaattcataaattataaccacaaccaagcatacatcaaagagtaaatcaaatttttatccatgtttataactctctttaacagtcatgtaattaaaaaccaaatcctcatcattgtgttggaaggtaccctaagacacaaataaacacacaaaaacaactcgttttgggtttttcaaaacaatttttcaaatttttatgagattttctgatttttatgtcaaaacacactaaaacactccaaaacagcttaaaaacacttaaaaaacagcaaggaacaacactagaagtaatgggtgataaactcctacgaatttcatgcaaaacaatagttacccccccacacttaaatcaaacattgtccttaatgttttaagcataaactcacacaaaaacaagcaaacaaacaaacaacgaataaacatgacaagtatagcaaagtaaaaaccagatagAGTAGAGTTTAATAACGCAAATctagttttggagatagatgatcttgttgactttccacagcgctgatcttgaactggtttggaattctgagcgaggaatattagagttccttggttgtgcagtctgcattcttctctacttgtttcttctgcacggcaggtaggcacgaggtagaggtgatggtctgtttctttcttcaatctttccaagtgcccacatcttgctttctttctccttgtccctagctgaggatgaattggcaaattgtctccacatgcttcgaggtatcattttcacttcccttatctattccccaggcagatgtggtagacaaagaggaagcataaaatgatgaagatgagtactcgagagcaaggctaggtaagcaatcagggaggagttccaggcagtcggttccagatcggaagattgataccaagtgctggctgattgctctctttctccttgtcccaaaataacgacaaggagaaggacagggagaaagcatgatatgagatactcttgctttcaaccttcatgatatgaaatacttttgctttggatgagttgtttgcagaggtatcccagggaataaggaacactgagtgactcgaaaggctttgttgggaaggcattctcggagaagaagggttatgtatgtctgcatTGTAagggagggtgaaggtcgacatttatatgaattaataaccggtactattctttcactcttataggtaaccgttggatgattgaatagtaattcttcacgtgttttctacgtcaccagaaatcttcgacagattgcccgtaatttccgcaaggctgagtgtgcatgtgacaggtgctgacacgtctggaaaagcaaatgcctcttcgatatctagaatcggcgcttcgacaaactgcccgtgattttcgcaaagctgacttTGCATGTGACatatgctgacacgtctggaaagcagatgcttctccgatatctgaaatcggcgtttcgacaaactgcccgtgattttcgcaaagctgactctgtatgtgacagatgctgacatgtctggaaaagcagatgcctctccgatttctgagcttgcctcttcgatctctgaa carries:
- the LOC139188647 gene encoding uncharacterized protein, which codes for MSNLNKLDFSALEISGRNYLKWVQDVKLHLTAKGIKAIIEAPIADKPVNEAQKAIAMIFIRRHIHDALQTEYLAEENPYTLWLALADRFDYQKDIYLPEARHDWQHHRFQNFKSVNEYSSKVCRICSLLKFYKVELTESDLLKKTYLTFYATNIVM